The Pseudomonas orientalis genome contains a region encoding:
- a CDS encoding urease accessory protein UreD, with product MNLPVSPALFTPSWHAELELGYARFGDTTRPVMRRHLGPLRVQKHLYAEGPEVCQHIIVHPPGGIAGGDRLDISAHVGADAWAQLTSPGAAKWYRAGGPAFQHVELTVEAGATLEWLPQETIVFSAAQAELTTRIDLQGDARLFYWDVVALGRPASDERFDLGHFQSHLDIRRDGQLLWHERQRIVGADGLLDSPIGLDGQPVFATLLVTGEIDPQLLEHCRSLPHAVRGDLTQLPGLLVARCLASEALLARGWLIDLWRLLRPALLGREAVAPRIWST from the coding sequence ATGAACCTGCCCGTTTCCCCTGCCCTGTTCACCCCCAGCTGGCACGCCGAGCTGGAACTGGGCTATGCGCGTTTCGGCGACACCACGCGCCCGGTCATGCGCCGCCACCTTGGCCCGCTGCGGGTGCAAAAGCACCTGTACGCCGAAGGCCCCGAGGTGTGCCAGCACATCATCGTGCACCCGCCCGGCGGGATTGCCGGTGGCGATCGCCTGGACATCAGCGCCCACGTCGGCGCCGATGCCTGGGCGCAGTTGACCAGCCCCGGCGCAGCCAAGTGGTACCGCGCCGGCGGCCCGGCATTTCAGCACGTCGAGTTGACCGTCGAGGCCGGCGCGACGCTGGAATGGCTGCCACAGGAAACCATCGTGTTCAGCGCCGCCCAGGCCGAACTCACCACGCGCATCGACCTGCAAGGCGATGCCCGGCTGTTTTACTGGGATGTGGTCGCCCTCGGACGCCCCGCCAGTGACGAGCGCTTCGACCTCGGCCACTTTCAATCGCACCTGGATATCCGCCGCGACGGCCAGTTGCTCTGGCATGAGCGCCAGCGCATTGTGGGCGCCGATGGCTTGCTGGATTCGCCCATCGGGTTGGACGGGCAACCGGTGTTCGCCACGTTGCTGGTGACCGGTGAGATCGATCCCCAATTGCTCGAACACTGCCGCTCACTGCCACACGCGGTGCGCGGCGACCTGACCCAATTGCCCGGGTTGCTGGTGGCGCGTTGCCTTGCCAGTGAAGCGCTGCTGGCGCGAGGGTGGTTGATTGATTTATGGCGGTTGTTACGCCCGGCGCTGCTGGGCCGCGAAGCAGTCGCACCACGAATCTGGAGCACATGA
- the urtE gene encoding urea ABC transporter ATP-binding subunit UrtE, whose protein sequence is MLQVDKLHQYYGGSHILRGLSFDVKIGEVTCLLGRNGVGKTTLLKCLMGLLPAKEGAVNWEGKTITGFKPHQRVHAGIAYVPQGREIFARLTVEENLLMGLSRFPGSQAREVPAFIYELFPVLLQMKHRRGGDLSGGQQQQLAIGRALASRPRLLILDEPTEGIQPSVIKEIGAVIKQLAARGDMAILLVEQFYDFAAELADQYLVMSRGEIVQQGRGENMESEGVRGLVTI, encoded by the coding sequence ATGCTGCAAGTCGACAAGCTGCACCAATACTACGGCGGTAGCCACATCCTGCGCGGGCTGTCCTTCGATGTGAAGATCGGCGAAGTCACCTGCCTGCTCGGGCGCAACGGCGTGGGCAAGACCACCCTGCTCAAGTGCCTGATGGGCCTGCTGCCGGCCAAGGAAGGCGCAGTGAACTGGGAAGGCAAGACCATTACCGGTTTCAAGCCGCATCAGCGTGTGCATGCCGGGATCGCTTATGTGCCGCAAGGACGCGAGATTTTCGCGCGCCTGACCGTGGAAGAAAACCTGCTGATGGGCCTGTCGCGCTTCCCCGGCTCGCAAGCCAGGGAAGTGCCCGCCTTCATCTACGAACTGTTTCCGGTACTGCTGCAAATGAAGCATCGCCGCGGCGGCGACTTGTCCGGTGGCCAGCAGCAGCAGTTGGCGATCGGCCGCGCCCTGGCCAGCCGTCCGCGCCTGTTGATCCTCGACGAACCCACCGAAGGTATCCAGCCATCAGTGATCAAGGAAATCGGCGCCGTCATCAAGCAACTCGCCGCCCGTGGCGATATGGCGATCCTGCTGGTGGAGCAGTTCTATGATTTTGCCGCCGAACTGGCCGACCAGTACCTGGTGATGTCACGCGGCGAGATCGTGCAGCAGGGTCGTGGTGAAAATATGGAAAGCGAGGGTGTACGCGGTCTCGTAACCATCTAA
- the urtD gene encoding urea ABC transporter ATP-binding protein UrtD gives MRNVMLEPIFDAGSGRDAIGIGQAAGKGLNTRHGTILTLEDISVSFDGFKALNDLNLYIGVGELRCIIGPNGAGKTTLMDVITGKTRPNHGNAWFGETLDLTGMSEVQIAQAGIGRKFQKPTVFEALSVFENLELAQKTDKSVWASLRARLSGEQKDRIDEVLDTIRLTASVHRPAGLLSHGQKQFLEIGMLLMQDPQLLLLDEPVAGMTDAETEFTAELFKRLAGKHSLMVVEHDMGFVGSIADHVTVLHQGSVLAEGSLEQVQENERVIEVYLGR, from the coding sequence ATGAGGAACGTCATGCTTGAACCTATTTTCGACGCAGGCAGCGGCCGCGATGCGATCGGTATCGGCCAGGCGGCCGGCAAGGGCCTGAATACGCGCCACGGCACCATCCTGACCCTGGAAGACATCAGCGTCAGCTTCGATGGTTTCAAGGCGCTCAACGACCTCAACCTCTACATCGGCGTCGGTGAACTGCGCTGCATCATCGGCCCCAACGGCGCGGGCAAGACCACGCTGATGGACGTGATCACCGGCAAGACCCGGCCCAACCACGGCAACGCCTGGTTCGGCGAAACCCTGGACTTGACCGGCATGAGCGAGGTGCAGATCGCCCAGGCCGGCATCGGTCGCAAGTTCCAGAAGCCGACCGTGTTCGAGGCGTTGAGCGTGTTCGAAAACCTGGAGCTGGCGCAGAAGACCGACAAGTCGGTGTGGGCCAGCCTGCGCGCACGCCTGAGTGGCGAGCAGAAAGACCGCATCGATGAAGTGCTCGACACCATCCGCCTCACCGCCTCGGTGCATCGGCCCGCCGGTTTGCTGTCCCACGGCCAGAAGCAGTTCCTCGAAATCGGCATGCTGCTGATGCAGGACCCGCAACTGTTGCTGCTGGATGAACCGGTGGCGGGCATGACCGACGCCGAAACCGAATTCACCGCTGAACTGTTCAAGCGCCTGGCCGGCAAGCATTCGTTGATGGTGGTGGAGCACGACATGGGCTTTGTCGGCTCGATTGCCGACCACGTCACCGTGTTGCACCAGGGCAGCGTATTGGCCGAAGGGTCGCTGGAACAGGTGCAGGAAAATGAGCGGGTGATCGAGGTTTACCTCGGTCGCTAA
- the urtC gene encoding urea ABC transporter permease subunit UrtC, translating to MNQPLMLTATQKAGPKVTIAVGAVILLLLLALPLGSLLSPENPLHVSAYTLTLVGKILCYAIVALALDLVWGYAGMLSLGHGLFFALGGYAMGMYLMRQASGDELPAFMTFLSWSKLPWYWVGTQHFWWALCLVVLAPGLLALVFGFFAFRSRIKGVYFSIMTQALTFAGMLLFFRNETGFGGNNGFTNFRSILGFGITEPGTRAVLFVATVLLLVASLYIGWRLARSKFGRVLTALRDAENRLMFCGYDPRGFKLFVWVLSAVLCGLAGALYVPQVGIINPGEMSPTNSIEAAVWVALGGRGTLIGPLLGAGVVNGMKSWFTVAFPEYWLFFLGALFIIVTLYLPKGVIGLLKK from the coding sequence ATGAATCAGCCATTGATGCTAACGGCCACGCAAAAGGCCGGCCCCAAGGTGACGATTGCAGTGGGCGCGGTGATCCTGTTGCTGCTGCTGGCTCTGCCCTTGGGTTCGCTGCTGTCGCCGGAAAACCCGCTGCATGTGTCAGCCTATACCCTGACCCTGGTCGGCAAGATTCTCTGCTATGCCATCGTCGCACTGGCGCTGGACCTGGTGTGGGGTTACGCCGGCATGTTGTCCCTCGGCCACGGCCTGTTCTTCGCCCTCGGTGGTTATGCCATGGGCATGTACCTGATGCGCCAGGCATCGGGCGATGAGTTGCCGGCGTTCATGACGTTTCTGTCGTGGAGCAAATTGCCCTGGTACTGGGTGGGCACTCAACACTTCTGGTGGGCGCTGTGCCTGGTGGTCCTGGCGCCGGGCTTGCTGGCCCTGGTGTTCGGCTTCTTCGCTTTCCGCTCACGGATCAAGGGCGTGTATTTCTCGATCATGACCCAGGCCCTGACCTTTGCCGGGATGCTGTTGTTCTTTCGCAATGAAACCGGGTTTGGCGGCAATAACGGCTTTACCAATTTCCGCAGCATCCTCGGCTTTGGCATCACTGAACCTGGCACGCGGGCGGTGTTGTTCGTGGCCACGGTACTGCTGCTGGTGGCCAGCCTGTACATCGGCTGGCGCCTGGCGCGCAGCAAATTCGGCCGCGTGCTCACCGCACTGCGTGACGCGGAAAACCGCCTGATGTTCTGCGGCTATGACCCGCGTGGCTTCAAGCTGTTCGTGTGGGTGCTGAGCGCGGTGCTGTGTGGTTTGGCGGGCGCGTTGTATGTGCCGCAGGTGGGCATCATCAACCCCGGCGAAATGTCGCCGACCAACTCCATCGAAGCCGCCGTGTGGGTGGCGCTGGGCGGGCGTGGCACGCTGATCGGCCCACTGCTCGGCGCCGGGGTGGTGAACGGCATGAAGAGCTGGTTCACCGTGGCGTTCCCTGAGTACTGGCTGTTCTTCCTCGGGGCGCTGTTCATCATCGTCACGCTGTACCTGCCCAAGGGCGTTATCGGCCTGTTGAAGAAATGA
- the urtB gene encoding urea ABC transporter permease subunit UrtB, whose amino-acid sequence MPTALHRFILAVLLLLPLAAHASDADDFLAANPVQQAKLLQAWAANPDPARIELVDALQQGQLTLNGETKTLRLNNRLRGLIDNVQASQQLLAADPKVRLSAARTLQKSAVPAQLKFLDQQVAAETNEDVHSALSLALANLQLVDTDPVVRLAAVRLLGSTGDPLARTRLEALLAPGVETDAAVHTAAETSLAQVKRKLMFGEILGQAFSGMSLGSILLLAALGLAITFGLLGVINMAHGEMLMLGAYSTYVVQLLMQRYVPQAIEFYPLIALPVAFFVTAAIGMALERTVIRHLYGRPLETLLATWGISLMLIQLVRLVFGAQNVEVSNPQWLSGGIQVLPNLVLPYNRLVIIAFALFVVVLTWLLLNKTRLGLNVRAVTQNRNMAACCGVPTGRVDMLAFGLGSGIAGLGGVALSQVGNVGPDLGQSYIIDSFLVVVLGGVGQLAGSVTAAFGLGIANKILEPQIGAVLGKILILALIILFIQKRPQGLFALKGRVIG is encoded by the coding sequence ATGCCCACTGCCCTCCACCGTTTCATCCTCGCCGTGCTGTTGTTGCTGCCCCTGGCCGCACACGCCAGCGACGCCGACGACTTCCTTGCCGCCAACCCGGTGCAGCAAGCCAAACTCCTCCAGGCGTGGGCCGCCAACCCCGATCCTGCGCGCATCGAGCTGGTGGACGCCCTGCAGCAAGGCCAGCTCACGCTCAACGGCGAAACCAAAACCCTGCGCCTGAACAACCGTCTGCGCGGCCTGATCGACAATGTACAAGCCAGCCAGCAATTGCTCGCCGCCGACCCCAAGGTGCGCTTGAGTGCTGCGCGTACCCTGCAAAAAAGCGCAGTGCCTGCGCAACTGAAATTCCTCGACCAGCAGGTCGCCGCCGAGACCAATGAGGATGTGCACAGCGCCCTCAGCCTGGCCCTGGCCAACCTGCAATTGGTCGACACCGACCCGGTGGTGCGCCTGGCCGCCGTGCGCTTGCTCGGCAGCACCGGCGACCCGCTGGCCCGCACTCGCCTGGAAGCCTTGCTCGCGCCCGGCGTCGAAACCGATGCCGCCGTGCATACCGCCGCCGAAACCAGCCTGGCCCAGGTCAAACGCAAGTTGATGTTCGGTGAAATCCTCGGCCAGGCCTTCAGCGGTATGTCGCTGGGCTCGATTCTATTGCTCGCGGCCCTGGGCCTGGCGATCACCTTCGGCCTGCTTGGCGTGATCAATATGGCCCACGGCGAGATGCTGATGCTCGGCGCCTATTCCACCTACGTGGTGCAGTTGCTGATGCAGCGCTACGTGCCCCAGGCCATCGAGTTCTACCCGCTGATCGCCCTGCCGGTGGCGTTCTTCGTCACCGCCGCCATCGGCATGGCGCTGGAGCGCACGGTGATTCGTCATCTGTATGGCCGGCCATTGGAAACCCTGCTCGCCACCTGGGGCATCAGCCTGATGCTGATTCAGTTGGTGCGCCTGGTGTTCGGTGCGCAGAACGTTGAAGTGTCCAACCCACAATGGTTGTCCGGCGGCATTCAAGTGCTGCCCAACCTGGTGCTGCCGTACAACCGTCTCGTGATCATTGCATTCGCGCTGTTCGTGGTGGTGTTGACCTGGCTGCTGCTGAACAAGACGCGCCTGGGCCTCAACGTGCGCGCCGTCACCCAGAACCGCAACATGGCGGCCTGCTGCGGCGTGCCCACGGGGCGGGTGGACATGCTTGCCTTCGGCCTCGGCTCCGGCATCGCGGGCCTGGGCGGCGTGGCGCTGAGCCAGGTCGGCAACGTCGGCCCGGACCTGGGCCAGAGCTACATTATCGACTCGTTCCTGGTGGTAGTGCTGGGCGGTGTCGGCCAGTTGGCCGGCAGCGTGACGGCGGCCTTTGGCCTGGGGATCGCCAACAAGATCCTGGAACCGCAGATCGGTGCGGTGCTCGGCAAGATTTTGATCCTTGCGCTGATCATTCTGTTTATCCAGAAACGCCCGCAGGGACTCTTCGCACTGAAAGGACGGGTGATCGGCTGA
- the urtA gene encoding urea ABC transporter substrate-binding protein gives MKRRSLIKAFTLSASIAAMGLTWTVQAAETIKVGILHSLSGTMAISETSLKDMALMTIDEINAKGGVNGKMLEPVVVDPASNWPLFAEKGRQLLTQDKVAVVFGCWTSVSRKSVLPVFEELNGLLFYPVQYEGEEMSPNVFYTGAAPNQQAIPAVEYLMSEEGGSAKRFFLLGTDYVYPRTTNKILRSFLHAKGVADKDIEEVYTPFGHSDYQTIVANIKKFSAGGKTAVISTVNGDSNVPFYKELANQGLKATDVPVVAFSVGEEELRGIDTKPLVGNLAAWNYFQSVENPVNQKFVADWKAYAKKHNLPGADKAVTNDPMEATYVGIHMWAQAAEKAKSTDVDKVREALAGQTFAAPSGFTLTMDKTNHHLHKPVMIGEIQADGQFSVVWQTEAPIRAQPWSPYIPGNDKKPDYAVKSN, from the coding sequence ATGAAGCGTCGCAGTTTGATCAAGGCATTCACCCTGTCGGCATCCATTGCGGCCATGGGCTTGACCTGGACCGTCCAGGCCGCCGAGACCATCAAGGTCGGCATCCTGCACTCGTTGTCCGGGACCATGGCGATCTCCGAAACCTCGCTTAAAGACATGGCGCTGATGACCATCGACGAGATCAACGCCAAGGGCGGTGTGAACGGCAAGATGCTCGAACCGGTGGTGGTGGACCCGGCGTCCAACTGGCCGCTGTTCGCGGAAAAAGGCCGGCAGTTGCTGACCCAGGACAAGGTCGCCGTGGTGTTCGGCTGCTGGACCTCGGTGTCGCGTAAATCGGTATTGCCGGTGTTCGAAGAACTCAATGGCTTGCTGTTCTACCCGGTGCAATACGAAGGCGAGGAAATGTCGCCGAACGTGTTCTATACCGGTGCGGCGCCGAACCAGCAGGCAATCCCGGCGGTGGAATACCTGATGAGCGAAGAAGGCGGCAGCGCCAAGCGTTTCTTCCTGCTCGGCACCGACTACGTGTACCCGCGCACCACCAACAAGATCCTGCGCTCGTTCCTGCATGCCAAAGGCGTGGCGGACAAGGATATCGAAGAGGTCTACACCCCGTTCGGCCACAGCGATTACCAGACCATCGTCGCCAACATCAAGAAGTTCTCCGCCGGCGGCAAGACCGCAGTGATTTCCACCGTGAATGGCGACTCCAATGTGCCGTTCTACAAGGAACTGGCCAACCAGGGCCTGAAGGCGACCGATGTACCGGTGGTGGCATTCTCCGTGGGTGAAGAAGAACTGCGCGGCATCGACACCAAGCCGCTGGTGGGCAACCTGGCGGCGTGGAACTACTTCCAGTCGGTGGAGAACCCGGTTAACCAGAAATTCGTCGCCGATTGGAAAGCCTACGCCAAGAAACACAACCTGCCGGGCGCGGACAAAGCCGTGACCAACGACCCGATGGAAGCCACCTATGTGGGCATTCATATGTGGGCCCAGGCGGCGGAGAAAGCCAAGTCCACCGACGTCGACAAAGTGCGTGAAGCGCTGGCCGGCCAGACCTTCGCCGCACCGTCGGGCTTCACCTTGACCATGGACAAGACCAACCACCACCTGCACAAGCCGGTGATGATTGGCGAGATCCAGGCCGACGGGCAATTCTCGGTGGTGTGGCAGACCGAAGCGCCGATCCGCGCCCAGCCGTGGAGCCCGTACATTCCGGGCAATGACAAGAAGCCGGACTATGCGGTGAAGAGCAACTGA
- a CDS encoding FecCD family ABC transporter permease, whose amino-acid sequence MIDRRYALLLSALGAFLLISCVISLGFGSARVPVDVVWRILLHKTCGIGEVNWSAGQEHIVWLIRVPRMLLGALVGAGLALIGAVLQAVTRNPLADPHLLGVTSGATLGAVIVVLHVGEVIGLLTLPIAAFIGALLSMLVVLAVASRNGRLESDRLLLCGVAVSFVMMAVANLLLFMGDHRAASAVMFWMLGGLGLARWELLAIPAATVVLGLALLSGMARPLNALMAGEQTAVTLGLNARNVRLKVFLIASLMTGVLVSISGSIGFVGLMVPHIARRLVGAEHRRLLPVCVLLGSVFLVWVDVAARTLIAPEDLPIGVATAAIGGLFFIGLMRRR is encoded by the coding sequence ATGATCGACCGTCGCTACGCCTTGCTGCTGAGTGCCCTGGGCGCGTTTTTGCTGATCTCTTGCGTGATCTCGCTGGGGTTCGGCTCGGCGCGGGTACCCGTGGACGTGGTGTGGCGGATCCTGCTGCACAAGACGTGCGGCATCGGTGAAGTGAATTGGAGCGCGGGCCAGGAACATATCGTCTGGCTGATCCGCGTGCCGCGCATGCTGCTCGGCGCCTTGGTGGGCGCCGGGCTGGCGTTGATCGGCGCGGTGTTGCAGGCCGTGACGCGTAACCCGCTGGCCGATCCACATTTGCTCGGCGTGACCTCCGGCGCCACCCTCGGCGCGGTGATCGTGGTGCTGCATGTGGGCGAAGTCATCGGCCTGCTGACCCTGCCCATTGCGGCCTTCATCGGCGCGCTGCTGAGCATGCTGGTGGTGCTGGCCGTGGCCAGTCGCAATGGCCGCCTGGAAAGTGATCGCCTGCTGCTGTGCGGCGTGGCGGTGTCATTCGTGATGATGGCAGTGGCCAACCTGCTGCTGTTCATGGGCGACCACCGCGCCGCCTCAGCAGTGATGTTCTGGATGCTCGGCGGCCTGGGCCTGGCGCGCTGGGAACTGCTGGCGATTCCCGCCGCCACGGTGGTGCTTGGGTTGGCCCTGCTATCGGGCATGGCGCGCCCGCTCAATGCCCTGATGGCCGGCGAACAGACCGCCGTGACCCTGGGCCTGAACGCACGCAACGTGCGGCTCAAGGTGTTTTTGATCGCGTCGCTGATGACCGGCGTGCTGGTGTCGATCAGCGGCTCCATCGGCTTTGTCGGCCTGATGGTGCCGCACATCGCCCGGCGTCTGGTAGGCGCCGAGCACCGGCGCTTGCTGCCGGTGTGCGTACTGCTGGGCAGTGTGTTCCTGGTATGGGTCGACGTCGCGGCACGCACGCTGATCGCCCCTGAAGACCTGCCGATTGGCGTGGCGACGGCAGCGATTGGCGGGCTGTTTTTTATCGGCTTGATGCGCAGGCGCTGA
- a CDS encoding ABC transporter substrate-binding protein, with protein MILRALLSLALMFATAQALAEATHYPLTIKSCNRDVTFQQAPQHAVSHDINMTQMMLALGLKPHMAGYSGVTGWKSVPPDMAAILDGLPELASKYPSVETLLNANVDFFFAGWDYGMRVGGDLTPHTLQPLGINVYELTESCAFVMKRPAATLEDTYNDLRNLGKIFDVQDRANALIAQMQAQVAEVQKDLPADKPRVFLYDSGEDRAMTSGRLGMPHALIDAAGGRNILDEVDASWTRVNWETVVERNPQVIVIVDYSEITAKQKEQFLLDNPALQSVDAIRNRRFIVIPYVQATPGIDNVLAVQALAKGFHGE; from the coding sequence ATGATCCTGCGCGCCCTGCTGTCTCTCGCCCTGATGTTCGCCACTGCCCAAGCGCTCGCCGAAGCCACCCACTACCCGCTGACCATCAAGAGCTGCAACCGCGACGTGACCTTCCAGCAAGCCCCGCAACACGCGGTCAGCCACGACATCAACATGACCCAGATGATGCTCGCCCTGGGCCTCAAGCCACACATGGCCGGCTACAGCGGCGTGACGGGCTGGAAGTCAGTGCCGCCGGACATGGCCGCGATCCTCGACGGCCTGCCGGAGCTGGCGAGCAAGTACCCATCAGTGGAAACCTTGCTCAATGCCAACGTGGATTTCTTCTTCGCCGGTTGGGACTACGGCATGCGCGTGGGCGGCGACCTCACGCCGCACACCCTGCAACCCTTGGGTATCAACGTGTATGAGCTGACCGAGTCGTGTGCGTTCGTGATGAAGCGCCCCGCTGCCACACTCGAAGACACCTATAACGACCTGCGCAACCTGGGCAAGATCTTCGACGTACAAGACCGTGCCAACGCGCTGATCGCCCAGATGCAGGCGCAGGTGGCCGAGGTACAAAAAGACCTGCCCGCCGACAAGCCACGGGTGTTTCTTTACGACAGCGGCGAAGACCGCGCCATGACGTCAGGACGCCTGGGCATGCCACACGCGTTAATCGACGCCGCTGGCGGGCGCAATATCCTCGACGAAGTCGACGCCAGCTGGACCCGGGTCAACTGGGAAACCGTGGTGGAGCGCAACCCGCAGGTGATCGTGATCGTCGACTACAGCGAAATCACGGCCAAGCAGAAAGAGCAATTCCTGCTGGATAACCCGGCCCTGCAATCGGTGGACGCCATCAGGAACCGGCGCTTTATCGTGATCCCGTACGTGCAGGCCACGCCGGGTATCGACAACGTGCTGGCGGTGCAAGCCCTGGCCAAGGGGTTCCACGGCGAATGA
- a CDS encoding ABC transporter ATP-binding protein yields MTSLTLTDLAWTPPGHDHCLHRFQLRDAGLQVAAGEFVGLIGPNGSGKTSLLRCAYRFTRPERGEVMLEHQNVWKQSAKWCARRIAVVLQEFPDAFGLRVDEVVAMGRTPHKGLFDSDTQHDQQLIRNALQSVGMQGFADHAFATLSGGEKQRVILARALAQQPQLLILDEPTNHLDPRYQLELLRLVKQLNIGTLASIHDLNLAAAFCDRLYVIHHGRIVASGTPHEVLTAALLRDVFGVQALIDTHPLSGYPRITWITQP; encoded by the coding sequence ATGACCTCGCTCACCCTCACCGACCTGGCCTGGACTCCACCCGGCCACGACCACTGCCTTCACCGGTTCCAACTGCGTGACGCCGGCCTGCAGGTCGCTGCCGGGGAGTTTGTCGGCCTGATCGGGCCTAACGGCAGCGGCAAGACCAGCCTGTTGCGTTGCGCCTATCGATTCACCCGGCCGGAGCGCGGCGAGGTAATGCTTGAGCACCAGAACGTCTGGAAGCAAAGCGCCAAGTGGTGTGCGCGACGCATCGCGGTGGTGCTGCAGGAATTCCCCGACGCGTTCGGCTTGCGCGTGGATGAAGTGGTCGCCATGGGCCGCACGCCCCACAAGGGTTTGTTCGACAGCGACACCCAGCACGACCAGCAACTGATCCGCAACGCACTGCAGTCGGTGGGGATGCAGGGTTTCGCAGACCATGCGTTCGCCACCCTCTCGGGCGGTGAAAAGCAGCGCGTCATCCTGGCTCGCGCCCTGGCCCAGCAACCGCAACTGCTGATCCTCGATGAGCCGACCAACCACCTCGACCCGCGCTATCAGCTGGAGCTGTTAAGGCTGGTCAAGCAGTTGAACATCGGCACCCTGGCGAGCATCCACGACCTGAACCTGGCCGCCGCGTTCTGTGATCGCCTGTACGTGATCCATCATGGGCGCATCGTCGCCAGCGGTACGCCCCATGAAGTGCTGACCGCCGCGTTGCTGCGCGACGTGTTTGGCGTCCAAGCCCTGATCGACACCCATCCCTTGTCCGGCTACCCCCGAATCACCTGGATAACCCAACCATGA